One stretch of Nocardioides perillae DNA includes these proteins:
- the ctlX gene encoding citrulline utilization hydrolase CtlX: protein MSAQAPSAVILVRAKRFVPNPATAADNAFQREVPAGESPETVAARALGEMDALAQALRDVGVRVHVFEDEDHTRPDSVFPNNWLSTHAGGMVAVYPMYASNRRHERRADVLEMLKSQYRVQTIVDYSGLEPDGIFLEGTGAMVLDHVSRVAYTARSHRADTHVLERFCTDFGYEPMAFEAVDAQGVPVYHTNVIACIGTDVALIALDMIPDLQRREAVRERLSVNGRRVVELSEAQIREFAGNAVELCGRTPEGRRRYVMAMSARARRSLLPDQVAAIEESCEIVAVDIPTIELAGGSVRCMIAGIHLDRRPVDTEPELTEAVRAINEDHPVTADGRYVDADGRTPEPAL from the coding sequence GTGAGTGCACAGGCCCCCTCCGCCGTCATCCTGGTCCGCGCGAAGCGCTTCGTCCCGAACCCGGCGACGGCCGCCGACAACGCCTTCCAGCGCGAGGTGCCCGCGGGGGAGTCGCCCGAGACGGTCGCGGCGCGAGCGCTGGGGGAGATGGACGCCCTCGCGCAGGCGCTGCGCGACGTGGGCGTGCGGGTGCACGTCTTCGAGGACGAGGACCACACCCGCCCCGACAGCGTCTTCCCCAACAACTGGCTCTCCACGCACGCGGGCGGCATGGTCGCGGTCTACCCGATGTACGCCTCGAACCGGCGCCACGAGCGCCGCGCCGACGTGCTGGAGATGCTCAAGTCGCAGTACCGCGTGCAGACGATCGTCGACTACTCCGGGCTCGAGCCCGACGGCATCTTCCTCGAGGGCACCGGCGCGATGGTGCTCGACCACGTCTCGCGCGTGGCCTACACCGCGCGCAGCCACCGTGCCGACACCCACGTGCTCGAGCGCTTCTGCACCGACTTCGGCTACGAGCCGATGGCCTTCGAGGCGGTCGACGCGCAAGGCGTGCCGGTCTACCACACCAACGTCATCGCCTGCATCGGCACCGACGTCGCGCTGATCGCGCTCGACATGATCCCCGACCTGCAGCGCCGGGAGGCCGTGCGCGAGCGGCTCAGCGTCAACGGCCGCCGGGTCGTGGAGCTCAGCGAGGCGCAGATCCGCGAGTTCGCGGGCAACGCCGTCGAGCTCTGCGGGCGCACGCCGGAGGGACGCCGCCGCTACGTCATGGCGATGTCCGCGCGTGCCCGTCGCAGCCTGCTCCCCGACCAGGTGGCGGCGATCGAGGAGTCCTGCGAGATCGTGGCTGTCGACATCCCGACGATCGAGCTGGCGGGCGGGTCAGTGCGCTGCATGATCGCCGGCATCCACCTCGACCGTCGCCCGGTCGACACCGAGCCGGAGCTGACCGAGGCCGTCCGGGCCATCAACGAGGACCACCCGGTCACCGCCGACGGCCGCTACGTGGACGCCGACGGCCGCACACCGGAGCCTGCGCTCTAG
- a CDS encoding isocitrate lyase/phosphoenolpyruvate mutase family protein: protein MPDTLASNPEPAETRSRASELMALHRAEKLLTVVNVWDVISARVVADVPGTAALATASHSIASSYGYDDGEQIPVDLMLEAVSRIVRATGLPVTADLEAGYGDPGETVRRAIGLGVVGCNLEDQLKPLPEAVRAVEQVVKVAEEEGVDFVLNARTDAFARGRERDPEVNLADAIERGRAFLDAGAPVVFVPGKLTDEQVQALVDAFGPQRLTLIAIPGTPPLARLEELGVARVSFGPLSQNVALTALQELVEGVQRGEGVPSSMRVLN from the coding sequence GTGCCCGACACCCTCGCCTCCAACCCCGAGCCCGCCGAGACCCGCAGCCGCGCGAGCGAGCTGATGGCCCTGCACCGCGCCGAGAAGCTCCTCACCGTGGTCAACGTCTGGGACGTCATCAGCGCCCGCGTGGTCGCCGACGTGCCCGGCACCGCGGCGCTCGCGACCGCCAGCCACTCCATCGCCTCGTCCTACGGCTACGACGACGGCGAGCAGATCCCCGTCGACCTCATGCTCGAGGCGGTCAGCCGGATCGTGCGGGCCACCGGTCTGCCGGTCACCGCCGACCTCGAGGCCGGCTACGGCGACCCGGGCGAGACCGTGCGCCGCGCCATCGGCCTCGGCGTCGTGGGCTGCAACCTCGAGGACCAGCTCAAGCCGCTGCCCGAGGCCGTGCGCGCGGTCGAGCAGGTGGTCAAGGTGGCCGAGGAGGAGGGGGTCGACTTCGTGCTCAACGCCCGCACCGACGCCTTCGCCCGCGGCCGCGAGCGCGACCCGGAGGTCAACCTCGCCGACGCGATCGAGCGGGGCAGGGCCTTCCTCGACGCCGGCGCCCCCGTGGTCTTCGTGCCCGGCAAGCTCACCGACGAGCAGGTGCAGGCGCTCGTCGACGCCTTCGGCCCGCAGCGGCTCACGCTCATCGCGATCCCCGGCACGCCGCCGCTCGCCCGGCTCGAGGAGCTCGGCGTGGCGCGCGTCTCCTTCGGCCCGCTGTCGCAGAACGTCGCGCTCACCGCCCTGCAGGAGCTGGTCGAGGGCGTGCAGCGCGGTGAGGGCGTGCCGTCCTCCATGCGCGTCCTGAACTGA
- a CDS encoding PepSY domain-containing protein — MTTLDRPRTRPRTRPRTRPRTRPRSRPRTRPGCRSGTAGLFRAFWRWHAYAGVLVVPVLVVLSATGLVYLFRFQLEPLLHADTMRVEQPAGVDFAQDLTSQLAAADRAHPELTPVSLAEPREAGLATVVSTVTADGATRDVFVDPWTLEVTGVLDPDRTVSGYAVRLHGELMAGRLGDAVVELVACWAIVVALTGYFLLVKGRAARRRRRPARAAGARLRSMHGRVGAVVGLGLLFLLVSGLPWTGFWGERVQAVATDRGSSLWSTDPGAASDPASSLDESLPHSHAADLPWALQESEVPTSDPGAAHSGSVADVDTAVAVADAEGLRHPMTVALPTGEGGVYSVIGYAFDAPSDERTVHVDRYGGHVVSTYGFDDYPALAQVVAHGIGLHEGRSLGLWSFWGAAAMCVAILVACVTGPVMWWRRRPRGAGTLGAPRGRMPLRRSPLLLVAVVALAVLLPLFGLSLVVVLALDQLVLRRVPALAGFFDVSDR; from the coding sequence GTGACCACGCTCGACCGACCCCGCACCCGACCCCGCACCCGACCCCGCACCCGACCCCGCACCCGACCCCGCTCCCGACCCCGCACCCGACCCGGCTGCCGCTCCGGCACCGCGGGGCTGTTCCGCGCCTTCTGGCGCTGGCACGCCTACGCCGGCGTGCTCGTCGTGCCCGTCCTCGTCGTGCTGTCCGCGACCGGGCTCGTCTACCTCTTCCGCTTCCAGCTCGAGCCGCTGCTCCACGCCGACACCATGCGGGTCGAGCAGCCCGCGGGGGTGGACTTCGCGCAGGACCTGACCTCCCAGCTGGCCGCGGCCGACCGCGCCCACCCCGAGCTCACCCCGGTCTCCCTCGCGGAGCCGCGCGAGGCGGGCCTGGCGACCGTGGTGTCGACCGTGACCGCCGACGGGGCGACGCGGGACGTGTTCGTCGACCCGTGGACGCTCGAGGTCACCGGTGTGCTCGACCCCGACCGCACCGTGTCCGGCTACGCCGTCCGCCTGCACGGTGAGCTCATGGCCGGCAGGCTGGGCGACGCGGTCGTCGAGCTCGTCGCCTGCTGGGCGATCGTCGTCGCGCTCACCGGCTACTTCCTGCTCGTGAAGGGGCGCGCGGCGCGACGCCGGCGCCGGCCGGCGCGGGCTGCCGGGGCGCGGCTGCGCTCGATGCACGGACGCGTCGGGGCGGTCGTCGGCCTCGGCCTGCTCTTCCTGCTGGTGTCCGGGCTGCCGTGGACTGGCTTCTGGGGCGAGCGGGTGCAGGCGGTCGCGACCGACCGCGGGTCCTCGCTCTGGTCGACCGACCCCGGCGCCGCCTCCGACCCGGCCTCCTCCCTGGACGAGTCGCTGCCCCACAGCCACGCGGCCGACCTGCCGTGGGCGCTGCAGGAGAGCGAGGTGCCCACCTCCGACCCCGGCGCGGCCCACTCCGGGAGCGTCGCCGACGTCGACACCGCGGTCGCGGTCGCCGACGCCGAGGGCCTGCGGCACCCGATGACCGTCGCGCTGCCGACCGGGGAGGGCGGGGTCTACTCGGTGATCGGCTACGCCTTCGACGCACCCTCCGACGAGCGGACCGTGCACGTCGACCGCTACGGCGGCCACGTCGTGTCGACCTACGGCTTCGACGACTACCCGGCCCTGGCCCAGGTCGTCGCGCACGGCATCGGCCTGCACGAGGGGCGCTCGCTGGGGCTGTGGTCCTTCTGGGGCGCGGCCGCGATGTGCGTCGCGATCCTCGTCGCCTGCGTGACCGGACCGGTCATGTGGTGGCGCCGCCGGCCGCGAGGTGCCGGCACCCTGGGCGCCCCGCGCGGGCGGATGCCGCTGCGCCGCTCACCGCTGCTGCTCGTCGCGGTCGTCGCCCTCGCGGTGCTGCTGCCGCTCTTCGGGCTGTCGCTGGTCGTGGTGCTCGCCCTCGACCAGCTGGTGCTGCGCCGGGTGCCGGCCCTGGCAGGCTTCTTCGACGTCAGCGACCGCTGA
- a CDS encoding bifunctional [glutamine synthetase] adenylyltransferase/[glutamine synthetase]-adenylyl-L-tyrosine phosphorylase encodes MTTAPRHSRRGLLLRAGLQDADAALEHLASLADGETALADPDAVDGLVAQLGRAGDPDQALAALARTASRLETTHGDGERRALLDAVVDDDATARRLLGVLGASDALADHLARHPGQWRELTDPLLGTTRPPAYAVRAGLLAAVGADPDDALPTATRPDPVAVDALRVEYRRVLLRLAARDLAHDVGVDDVAAELSDLAAGTLDAALAVARARVGEQAATARLAVVAMGKCGGHELNYVSDVDVIFVAEPAEGADEQVALKAATRLASALMQVCGDHTAEGTIWPVDAGLRPEGRSGPLVRTLASHEGYYERWAKTWEFQALLKARAVAGDLALGEAFTAMVAPRVWRVAETEHFVEDVQAMRRRVVEHIPAHEADRQLKLGSGGLRDVEFAVQLLQLVHGRVDERLRLPTTLSALAALTAGGYVGREDGEALHHAYAFLRTLEHRIQLHRLQRTHVVPSDEDALRRLGRSFGFTRAPAEELEEAWRHHRREVRRLHEKLFYRPLLTAVAQLPDDVARLSVEAARSRLAALGFVDPAAALRHLEAMTSGVRRSAQIQRALLPVMLAWFSDAPDPDAGLFGFRRISESLGGSHWYLRALRDEGQVAEHLAKVLASSRYATALLEREPEGVRLLGGDLGPRSSEALTTEMLAAARRQGDATAAVRSVRAVRRRELFRIAAGELVGQVDVEQVGAALSRLTDATLEATLDVVRRSVAEQRGLDGAPTRLAVVAMGRYGGFELSYASDADVLFVHDPLPGADPGAAASFAQACALELRRLLAAPASDPALEVDADLRPEGKQGPLVRTLSSYAAYYAKWSHVWEAQALLRADAAVGDPDLRSAFTALVDPLRYPAEGLAAADVVEVRRIKARVDTERLPRGADPQTHLKLGRGGLADIEWTVQLLQMRHAGRHEGLRTPRTLEALRAAVEADLLPPGDADELAAAWCLVSRVRNAVTLVTGKPGDSLPRDLRERAAVALVLGYGPGRSDEMVNDYLRTTRRAHAVVDRVFWG; translated from the coding sequence GTGACCACCGCGCCGCGGCACAGCAGGCGAGGGCTGCTGCTGCGCGCCGGCCTGCAGGACGCCGACGCCGCGCTGGAGCACCTCGCGTCCCTCGCGGACGGGGAGACCGCACTCGCCGACCCCGACGCCGTCGACGGCCTCGTGGCGCAGCTCGGGCGTGCGGGCGACCCCGACCAGGCCCTGGCCGCCCTGGCCCGCACCGCCTCCCGCCTCGAGACGACCCACGGCGACGGTGAGCGGCGCGCCCTCCTCGACGCGGTGGTCGACGACGACGCGACCGCTCGACGCCTGCTGGGCGTCCTCGGGGCCAGCGACGCGCTGGCCGACCACCTCGCCCGCCACCCCGGACAGTGGCGTGAGCTCACCGACCCCCTCCTCGGCACGACCCGCCCCCCGGCGTACGCCGTGCGGGCCGGCCTGCTCGCGGCCGTCGGCGCCGACCCCGACGACGCACTGCCGACCGCGACGCGCCCCGACCCGGTGGCGGTCGACGCGCTGCGGGTGGAGTACCGCCGGGTCCTGCTGCGCCTCGCCGCGCGCGACCTCGCCCACGACGTGGGCGTCGACGACGTCGCGGCGGAGCTCTCCGACCTCGCTGCCGGCACCCTCGACGCGGCGCTGGCCGTGGCCCGGGCCCGGGTGGGGGAGCAGGCGGCGACGGCCCGGCTCGCGGTCGTCGCCATGGGCAAGTGCGGTGGCCACGAGCTCAACTACGTCTCCGACGTCGACGTCATCTTCGTCGCGGAGCCCGCCGAGGGTGCCGACGAGCAGGTCGCCCTCAAGGCCGCCACCCGGCTCGCCTCGGCCCTGATGCAGGTGTGCGGCGACCACACCGCCGAGGGCACGATCTGGCCGGTCGACGCCGGCCTGCGGCCCGAGGGGCGCAGCGGTCCGCTGGTGCGCACGCTCGCCAGCCACGAGGGCTACTACGAGCGCTGGGCCAAGACGTGGGAATTCCAGGCCCTCCTCAAGGCCCGCGCGGTGGCCGGCGACCTCGCGCTGGGGGAGGCCTTCACCGCGATGGTGGCCCCCCGGGTCTGGCGGGTCGCCGAGACCGAGCACTTCGTCGAGGACGTGCAGGCCATGCGCCGCCGCGTCGTCGAGCACATCCCGGCGCACGAGGCCGACCGGCAGCTCAAGCTGGGGTCGGGCGGGCTGCGCGACGTGGAGTTCGCCGTGCAGCTGCTGCAGCTGGTGCACGGACGCGTCGACGAGCGGCTGCGGCTGCCCACGACGCTGAGCGCGCTCGCAGCCCTCACCGCGGGGGGCTACGTCGGGCGCGAGGACGGGGAGGCGCTCCACCACGCCTACGCCTTCCTGCGCACGCTCGAGCACCGCATCCAGCTGCACCGCCTGCAGCGCACCCACGTGGTCCCCTCCGACGAGGACGCGCTGCGGCGCCTGGGCCGCTCCTTCGGCTTCACCCGCGCGCCGGCCGAGGAGCTGGAGGAGGCGTGGCGCCACCACCGCCGCGAGGTGCGCCGGCTGCACGAGAAGCTCTTCTACCGCCCCCTGCTCACCGCGGTCGCCCAGCTCCCCGACGACGTCGCTCGGCTCTCGGTCGAGGCCGCCCGCAGCCGCCTCGCGGCCCTCGGCTTCGTCGACCCCGCCGCCGCCCTGCGCCACCTCGAGGCGATGACCAGCGGCGTGCGCCGCAGCGCGCAGATCCAGCGCGCCCTGCTGCCGGTGATGCTCGCCTGGTTCTCCGACGCCCCCGACCCCGACGCCGGGCTCTTCGGCTTCCGGCGCATCAGCGAGTCCCTCGGCGGCAGCCACTGGTACCTCCGCGCCCTGCGCGACGAGGGTCAGGTGGCCGAGCACCTCGCCAAGGTGCTGGCGAGCTCGCGCTACGCCACCGCGCTGCTCGAGCGCGAGCCGGAGGGCGTGCGGCTGCTGGGCGGCGACCTCGGGCCCCGCTCGTCGGAGGCCCTCACCACCGAGATGCTCGCCGCGGCCCGCCGGCAGGGCGACGCCACGGCGGCCGTGCGCAGCGTGCGGGCCGTGCGGCGCCGCGAGCTCTTCCGCATCGCCGCCGGGGAGCTCGTCGGACAGGTCGACGTGGAGCAGGTGGGCGCAGCGCTGTCCCGGCTCACCGACGCCACGCTCGAGGCGACGCTCGACGTCGTGCGCCGCTCGGTGGCCGAGCAGCGCGGCCTCGACGGGGCCCCCACGCGCCTCGCCGTGGTGGCGATGGGCCGCTACGGCGGCTTCGAGCTGTCCTACGCCAGCGACGCCGACGTGCTCTTCGTGCACGACCCGCTGCCCGGGGCCGACCCGGGTGCGGCGGCGTCCTTCGCGCAGGCCTGCGCGCTGGAGCTGCGGCGCCTCCTCGCTGCCCCCGCCAGCGACCCGGCGCTCGAGGTCGACGCCGACCTGCGGCCCGAGGGCAAGCAGGGCCCGCTCGTGCGCACGCTCTCGTCCTACGCGGCGTACTACGCCAAGTGGTCCCACGTCTGGGAGGCGCAGGCGCTGCTGCGCGCCGACGCCGCGGTCGGCGACCCCGACCTGCGGTCGGCCTTCACCGCCCTGGTGGACCCGCTGCGCTACCCCGCCGAGGGCCTCGCCGCCGCCGACGTCGTCGAGGTGCGGCGCATCAAGGCACGCGTCGACACCGAGCGGCTGCCGCGGGGCGCCGACCCGCAGACGCACCTCAAGCTCGGGCGCGGCGGCCTGGCCGACATCGAGTGGACCGTCCAGCTGCTCCAGATGCGCCACGCCGGCCGGCACGAGGGCCTGCGCACGCCGCGCACCCTCGAGGCGCTGCGCGCGGCCGTCGAGGCCGACCTGCTGCCCCCGGGCGACGCCGACGAGCTGGCCGCCGCCTGGTGCCTGGTCAGCCGGGTGCGCAACGCGGTCACGCTCGTCACCGGCAAGCCGGGCGACAGCCTGCCGCGGGACCTGCGCGAGCGCGCCGCGGTGGCGCTCGTCCTCGGCTACGGCCCCGGGCGCTCCGACGAGATGGTCAACGACTACCTGCGGACCACCCGCCGGGCCCACGCCGTCGTCGACCGGGTCTTCTGGGGCTGA
- a CDS encoding TIGR03618 family F420-dependent PPOX class oxidoreductase, whose amino-acid sequence MPRIATAERLDRDAVLDFARTRHHLVLVTRRRDGSPQVSPVTGGVDAAGRVVVATYPDRAKAVNLRRDPRASVLVLSDDWDDAWVQLDGTAEVLDMPSPEAEDGLVEYFRCISGEHPDWEDYRAAMRRQAKSLLRITVERWGPVATGGFPPDRLPPA is encoded by the coding sequence GTGCCCCGGATCGCCACCGCCGAGCGTCTCGACCGCGACGCCGTCCTCGACTTCGCCCGCACCCGCCACCACCTCGTGCTGGTGACCCGCCGCCGCGACGGCAGCCCGCAGGTCTCGCCGGTCACGGGCGGCGTCGACGCCGCCGGCCGCGTGGTGGTCGCCACCTACCCCGACCGCGCCAAGGCGGTGAACCTGCGCCGCGACCCGCGCGCGTCGGTGCTGGTGCTCTCCGACGACTGGGACGACGCCTGGGTTCAGCTCGACGGCACGGCCGAGGTGCTCGACATGCCCTCGCCCGAGGCCGAGGACGGGCTCGTCGAGTACTTCCGCTGCATCAGCGGGGAGCACCCCGACTGGGAGGACTACCGCGCGGCCATGCGCCGCCAGGCCAAGTCGCTGCTGCGCATCACCGTCGAGCGGTGGGGGCCGGTCGCGACCGGCGGCTTCCCGCCCGACCGGCTCCCGCCCGCCTGA
- a CDS encoding DUF4396 domain-containing protein, with protein MTHHAEHAHHAGEAHHEHPASRGMAVSATLHCLTGCAIGEITGLVLGTALGLSTGWTIVLAVSLAFLFGYTLSTLPLVRAGLGFGAALSVVLAADTLSIATMEVVDNAVMALLPGAMEAGLVNVAFWAGMMVALTAAFFAAYPVNRWLLARGKGHALTHAYHGAAAEVTGARRFVPALSTPTLVAAVTAFLLGGLLVSAAAELDGDGAGGGTHGGGGHASAPVSVG; from the coding sequence GTGACCCACCATGCAGAGCACGCCCACCACGCAGGCGAGGCGCACCACGAGCACCCCGCCAGCCGCGGCATGGCCGTGAGCGCCACCCTGCACTGCCTCACCGGCTGCGCCATCGGCGAGATCACCGGGCTCGTCCTCGGCACCGCACTGGGCCTGAGCACCGGGTGGACGATCGTCCTCGCGGTCTCGCTCGCGTTCCTCTTCGGCTACACGCTCTCGACGCTGCCGTTGGTGCGGGCGGGCCTCGGCTTCGGCGCCGCCCTCAGCGTCGTGCTGGCAGCCGACACCCTCTCCATCGCCACCATGGAGGTCGTCGACAACGCGGTGATGGCCCTGCTCCCCGGGGCGATGGAGGCGGGCCTGGTCAACGTCGCCTTCTGGGCCGGGATGATGGTGGCGCTCACGGCGGCGTTCTTCGCGGCGTACCCCGTCAACCGGTGGTTGCTGGCCCGTGGCAAGGGCCACGCGCTCACCCACGCCTACCACGGAGCGGCGGCGGAGGTGACCGGCGCGCGACGCTTCGTGCCCGCCCTCTCGACGCCGACGCTGGTGGCGGCCGTCACCGCGTTCCTGCTCGGCGGGCTGCTCGTCTCGGCTGCCGCGGAGCTCGACGGCGACGGCGCCGGAGGCGGCACCCACGGCGGGGGCGGGCACGCGAGCGCGCCGGTTTCCGTCGGGTGA
- a CDS encoding DUF305 domain-containing protein, with product MTTTRTPVTTHPRRTVRRTALAALALGAGLALTACGGDEPASDASAEVSQTEHGAADVAFAQDMVQHHAQALVMVDLTAGRPLDPEVAALAEQIRAAQAPEIEQMAGWLLAWGEEVPATVRDHASAGHGGDHTDAEHMEGMEGMEGMDMPGMMSGDEMAALAAAPDSAFQELWLEMMVEHHEGAVEMARTQQQEGRYAPAVELAEAVEASQTAEIEQMRALLG from the coding sequence GTGACCACGACCCGTACCCCCGTGACCACCCACCCCCGCCGCACCGTCCGGCGCACCGCCCTCGCCGCCCTGGCGCTCGGCGCGGGCCTCGCCCTCACCGCCTGCGGCGGCGACGAGCCGGCCTCCGACGCGTCGGCCGAGGTCTCGCAGACCGAGCACGGTGCGGCCGACGTCGCCTTCGCCCAGGACATGGTCCAGCACCACGCCCAGGCCCTCGTGATGGTCGACCTCACGGCCGGCCGTCCGCTCGACCCGGAGGTCGCCGCGCTCGCCGAGCAGATCCGGGCGGCGCAGGCGCCGGAGATCGAGCAGATGGCCGGCTGGCTGCTCGCGTGGGGCGAGGAGGTCCCGGCCACGGTGCGCGACCACGCCAGTGCCGGGCACGGCGGTGACCACACCGACGCAGAGCACATGGAAGGCATGGAAGGCATGGAGGGCATGGACATGCCCGGGATGATGTCCGGCGACGAGATGGCCGCCCTGGCGGCCGCGCCCGACTCCGCCTTCCAGGAGCTCTGGCTCGAGATGATGGTCGAGCACCACGAGGGTGCGGTCGAGATGGCCCGCACGCAGCAGCAGGAGGGGCGCTACGCCCCGGCCGTCGAGCTGGCCGAGGCGGTCGAGGCCTCGCAGACGGCGGAGATCGAGCAGATGCGGGCGCTGCTCGGCTAG
- a CDS encoding acyltransferase family protein: MTPAPSARVTTDATAEPARRVAWADVAKGLCILLVVLHHVVGKHLPLVVPDTAAGAAVVQAWVAVDTALKPVRMPLFFAVSGMFAAGALRRPWPLVAVRRVLTPYWTYLVWLAVHVVVFATVATAIETHRVPGVLEGLTHLLLAATGVWYLYALAVYFVVAKLLLAHVTPGAAVAGAAVVSLLASWLPIEGVNRYSVVHCFVFFLAGACFPRLLAGLPRLRLPGVAALLTAYAATAAACLALGAPKSVFSLALAPVAVVLGVQLAMAVSDRGWAGGRAAGPVAALGRRTLPVYVLHMPLLGVLHQWLVDAVYANPDHGDAVLTALRGGAALPSGAEPRTPYLSGGVPAVVPGGGAARDGGAELLVALAWAGYPLLLVAGLVAASLLTHRALLRLGAGWMFDLPAALRERAQRGPRLSGR; this comes from the coding sequence ATGACCCCCGCACCGTCCGCCCGCGTGACGACCGACGCCACCGCGGAGCCGGCGCGGCGGGTGGCGTGGGCCGACGTCGCGAAGGGCCTGTGCATCCTGCTGGTCGTCCTGCACCACGTGGTCGGCAAGCACCTCCCGCTCGTGGTGCCCGACACCGCGGCAGGTGCGGCGGTGGTCCAGGCGTGGGTCGCCGTCGACACGGCGCTCAAGCCGGTGCGGATGCCGTTGTTCTTCGCCGTGTCCGGCATGTTCGCCGCGGGGGCGCTGCGCCGGCCGTGGCCGCTGGTCGCCGTGCGCCGCGTGCTCACGCCCTACTGGACCTACCTGGTGTGGCTGGCGGTCCACGTCGTGGTCTTCGCGACCGTCGCGACCGCCATCGAGACCCACCGGGTGCCGGGCGTGCTCGAGGGGCTGACGCACCTGCTGCTGGCCGCGACCGGCGTCTGGTACCTCTACGCGCTGGCCGTCTACTTCGTCGTCGCGAAGCTCCTGCTGGCCCACGTCACCCCCGGCGCCGCGGTGGCCGGAGCCGCGGTGGTCTCCCTCCTCGCGTCGTGGCTGCCGATCGAGGGCGTCAACCGCTACAGCGTCGTGCACTGCTTCGTCTTCTTCCTGGCCGGCGCCTGCTTCCCGCGGCTGCTCGCCGGTCTCCCGCGGCTGCGCCTGCCGGGCGTCGCTGCCCTCCTCACGGCGTACGCCGCCACCGCGGCCGCCTGCCTGGCGCTGGGAGCGCCGAAGAGCGTCTTCTCCCTGGCGCTCGCGCCCGTCGCGGTCGTGCTCGGCGTGCAGCTCGCGATGGCGGTCAGCGACCGCGGCTGGGCCGGCGGCCGGGCCGCCGGGCCGGTCGCGGCGCTCGGGCGCCGCACCCTGCCCGTCTACGTGCTGCACATGCCGCTCCTCGGCGTGCTGCACCAGTGGCTGGTCGACGCCGTCTACGCGAACCCCGACCACGGCGACGCCGTGCTCACGGCCCTGCGCGGCGGCGCGGCCCTGCCGTCGGGTGCCGAGCCCCGCACCCCGTACCTCTCCGGCGGGGTGCCGGCCGTGGTCCCCGGCGGCGGGGCCGCGCGGGACGGCGGCGCCGAGCTGCTCGTGGCGCTGGCGTGGGCCGGCTACCCGCTGCTGCTGGTCGCGGGGCTGGTCGCCGCGTCGCTGCTCACCCACCGGGCCCTGCTGCGGCTCGGGGCGGGGTGGATGTTCGACCTCCCGGCCGCTCTGCGCGAGCGTGCTCAGCGCGGCCCGCGTCTCAGCGGTCGCTGA
- a CDS encoding sugar O-acetyltransferase: MSEKTMHERMLAGEPYIADDPQIAADSRRAMSLTHRINHADPTDAGLLRELFTELLGGFGEGTEIRPPFRCDYGYRTSVGARTFVNFGLVVLDVAEVRIGDHVQIGPGVQLLTATHPLEPGPRRDGWESAEPITIEDGVWLGGGVVVCPGVTIGADTVVGAGSVVTRDLPAGVVAVGSPARVVRELPREDG; encoded by the coding sequence ATGAGCGAGAAGACCATGCACGAGCGGATGCTCGCGGGGGAGCCCTACATCGCCGACGACCCGCAGATCGCCGCAGACTCGAGGCGCGCGATGTCGTTGACCCACCGCATCAACCACGCCGACCCGACCGACGCCGGTCTGCTCCGCGAGCTCTTCACCGAGCTCCTCGGCGGCTTCGGCGAGGGCACCGAGATCCGGCCGCCGTTCCGCTGCGACTACGGCTACCGGACGTCGGTGGGCGCGCGGACCTTCGTCAACTTCGGGCTCGTCGTGCTCGACGTCGCAGAGGTGAGGATCGGCGACCACGTGCAGATCGGGCCCGGCGTGCAGCTGCTCACCGCGACGCACCCGCTCGAGCCCGGGCCGCGGCGCGACGGGTGGGAGTCCGCGGAGCCGATCACGATCGAGGACGGCGTGTGGCTCGGCGGCGGGGTCGTGGTCTGCCCGGGCGTCACGATCGGAGCCGACACCGTCGTCGGTGCCGGCTCCGTCGTGACGCGCGACCTGCCGGCGGGCGTGGTCGCGGTCGGGTCACCCGCGCGGGTCGTGCGGGAGCTCCCTCGCGAGGACGGCTAG